The segment ATTGGTGGCAATATTGATTGCAGAAACTTCTTCGGCCTCATAACCCAGACTCATGGAGGCATAATCAAAGAAACGATGACCGATCGAAAAACTGCCTCCATAAGAATCACGGGTAAAGTTGTCATAATTGAAAAGTGTTTTGAAAGCGCTGAGCGCTACAATCCATTCCGTATCAAGAAAATAGGGATCCGACATGGAAAACAAAAATTGCCGACGCCGGCTGGAAAGTTCACCGGAAATTTCACCGTTCCAACCTCTTCCAAAAAAATTTTGTTTGGAAATCGAACCCGAAACAACGAAATTTTCCGTGGTGGAAAAACCGGCTCCCACACTAAAACTACCGGTCGGTTTTTCATCCACCACTACATTTAAACGCAAAGTGTCGTCTTTGCTTCCACGGGGAGTTGCAAAATTCACTTCCTTGAAAAAACCAAGGGCCATCAATCTTTCACGGCTCTGTTGCAGTTTTGTTTCATTGTAAATATCTCCTTCTTTGATCTGCAACTCACGGCGAATAACCTTGTCACGCGTGATGGTATTGCCGCTGATGTCGATACGCTCAACATAAATGCGATTTCCATTTTCAAGATGATAGGTGATGTCGGCTGTTTTATTCACCTCATCCGTTGTGGTGAGAGGCTGTACGTGCACAAACGCATAACCCTGATCCCCGTATATTTTGTTGATGGCCTGCATATCTTTTTCAATGAACTCACGGTTGTAAACCTGTCCCGGTTTGGTGAGCAAAGTGGCAAGCATTTCATCACGCGTTGTAAGAATATCGCCGCTGACATCCACTTTCCCGATATGGTAACGATTCCCTTCCTGAACGTGGAAGGTCACAAAAAAGTAGCGTCTGTCTTTGCTTAACGAAACCTGCGGCTCATCGATCTGCACTTTCAGATAACCATTTTTGAGATAATGAAAAGTGAGACGAAGAATATCCTGCTTTAATAATTCCTCTTTGTATTTTCCGGAGCCGGTCAAAAAGCTGAAAGCCGCTTTCTTGCGTGTTTGAACGACCGCGCGCAGTTCCTTGTCTGTGAAAACCGTGTTTCCCACAAAATTGACTTGTCGAATCAGGGCTGGATCGTGTTCATGAATTTCAAAAATCAGTTCATTCTCTCCCGCGGGCGTTGTTTTCAAATTATAATCAATACCCACAAGATAAAAGTTTTTCTTGGCATAAAGATCGCGGATGGCCTGAATGGAATCGGCCAGTTTTTTTTCATTCAACGATTGATAAAGGGGAACGGTGGTCGCCTCCCGCAACGCCGCAACTTTTATTTTTCGGTTTCCTTCGAAAGAAATTTTATTGATGACCGGTTTTTCGGTAACGATAAATGTCAAAATCCAGCCATGAGTTCCCCGCTCTTCATCCACTTGAACATCCTGAAAAAATCCGAGTTGATAGAGGCTTCGAATATCCGCATCGATTTGGGCTTGGTTGATAATCAGCCCCTGTTTGGATTGCATGCGGGAACGAATCGTACTTTCCACCACGCGAGTTGCGCCTTGAATGCGCACTTCCTGAATAAA is part of the Deltaproteobacteria bacterium genome and harbors:
- the bamA gene encoding outer membrane protein assembly factor BamA → MTNGIFRGALKQAFLIFAFFVFVCPPFSVRGAEGGNFIQEVRIQGATRVVESTIRSRMQSKQGLIINQAQIDADIRSLYQLGFFQDVQVDEERGTHGWILTFIVTEKPVINKISFEGNRKIKVAALREATTVPLYQSLNEKKLADSIQAIRDLYAKKNFYLVGIDYNLKTTPAGENELIFEIHEHDPALIRQVNFVGNTVFTDKELRAVVQTRKKAAFSFLTGSGKYKEELLKQDILRLTFHYLKNGYLKVQIDEPQVSLSKDRRYFFVTFHVQEGNRYHIGKVDVSGDILTTRDEMLATLLTKPGQVYNREFIEKDMQAINKIYGDQGYAFVHVQPLTTTDEVNKTADITYHLENGNRIYVERIDISGNTITRDKVIRRELQIKEGDIYNETKLQQSRERLMALGFFKEVNFATPRGSKDDTLRLNVVVDEKPTGSFSVGAGFSTTENFVVSGSISKQNFFGRGWNGEISGELSSRRRQFLFSMSDPYFLDTEWIVALSAFKTLFNYDNFTRDSYGGSFSIGHRFFDYASMSLGYEAEEVSAINIATNVPSRFQNNVSGLTSLVSLTLNRDTRDNRVYANRGMFGSIKAEVSDKELGAQNEFLRLTGRAQFYKPLFKDLLFKTYARAAYIKSLNTLVVPLVERYFLGGPNSLRGFYPQSIGPSETVAGLPFVYGGDKMAIINGELEYVLYEPAGIRAVTFFDAGNAYSEDQSMPLDKLRMDYGFGIRWVSPMGPLRFEWGFPINRKAGEQKSVFNFAIGSFF